The Flavobacterium sp. CBA20B-1 genome includes the window CGGGGATATATTTCGTTAAGACTTCTTTCAATTATGGGGTAGTTGATGAAACTTCTAAAACTTTTCCATTAAAAAAGCGATTTCCGTTTAAGGCAAAATCTTTAATGTAAAGCGCCATTTCATTCGGATAAACATTTGCCTGATATCCCGGGAATGCCTCTTGAAGCATCTCGGTTTGTACGGCGCCCAACGCTAAAACATTAAACGCAACACCTTGCTCTTTGTATTCCTCTGCCAATAATTCGCTTAAGGTAATTACTGCTCCTTTGCTGGAACTATATGCCGCCAAACCAGGAAATTTAGAGCTGCCTTGCACACCGCCCATGCTGCTAATGGTAACTACATGGCTGCCTTTGTTCATTAAAGGTAAAACGGCACGGTTTAACGCTGCAACACCAAAAACATTTACTTTGTAAACATATTCAAAATCGGCAGAAGAAATTTCAGCGAATGGTTTGTTGATAATGGCACCTGCATTGTGAATTAAAATATCGATGTTTTTAAACTGATTTTTCAATGCTATTGCAAATGTAGCTACAGAAGCATCGTTACTTAAATCGACCGATTGGTAGTGTACATTCGGCAGGTTTTCAAGTTCCGGATTACTGTTTCGTGAAAGGGAAATAACCGTATGCCCTTCGGCAGCGAATTGTTTCACTAACTCTGCTCCTATTCCACGACTTGTTCCTGTTATTATGATAGTTTTCATTTTTTTGTTCGATTGTTAATGTGTTTAATCGTTTATTTGTTTAGATTCCTCACTTCGTTTGGAATGACAACTACTATATATTTTCATTATAAAGTTTTGACTTTACGACTTTTGACATTTAACTTTATGACTTATCAGCCTAATTCATTTTTATTTCTTTGGTTTCTGCGTTGATCATTTTTGATACCACCGGAAGCATATCTTGCGCAATGGCGGTCATAAATGCGGTATCCATCGCTTGAAATTCATCTTTTGGATGGTGGTAGTAATTGAAGTTTGAAAAATCAAATGCAGAAACGGTATGCGCAGGAATTTTAAATTCTTCATAGAACGGATAATTGTCTGATGCTGCAAACAAATTGTATTGCTCTGCCCCGTCTGACATTCCCACAATCATGCTGCTTGCGTATTCATTTAACTTTGCCGCCATGTTTGATTTGGTATATCCTGTTAAAAACAATTTAAAATCATAACTCATTGGAACACCTACCATTTCAAAATTCAACATGCTGTAAATATTCATGTTTTGTTTTTTTAACTTTTTAGCCAAATGTTTCGATCCCAACAAACCTTTTTCTTCGGCAGAAAAGAACACAATCAACACACTGCGTTTACAGTTTTTTGATGCAGCCAGATATTTTGCCACTTCCGATAAAACAGTAGTTCCCGAAGCATTGTCATTAGCACCGTTGTTGATATAATCACCTTCAAAACCTTTTTCTGTAATGCCAATATGATCATAATGTGCTCCCAAAATCACAAACTCATTTTTCAGTTTTGGATCGTTTCCTTCGATGTATCCTACCACATTAAACGAATTGTCATAGTTGGAAAGTGTATCTTTATAAGTAGAAAAATACGGTTTAACATTGGATTTTTTAAGGATTTCTTCTAAATAATTTGCTGCTTTTAAAATTCCTTCAGAGTTTGAATCTCTTCCTTCTAATTCATCAGAAGTTAAATATTTTAAAGTGGCAGCCACATCTGCTTCTTTCACTTGATAGGCTGAAACTTGGGCATTTTGATTCGATTTACAGGCAACTAACGATAAAGACAAAGCTGTAAACAAAAGAATTTTTCTCATTTTTGTATGTTTTAAACAAAAATACAAAAAAACCCGTTCTGAAAAATCAAAACGGGTTTATATAAATACTATTCTATGAAGAATGTTTTTTAAGTTTTTTTGTATTTGTTATCCAGCTTTCGTGCAAACTATATTAAGAATATAAACGACTCCTACCTTTTCTTTGTACAAAATTTTATAATCTCTTATGATAATTCTTCGATATTCAGAAAAAATTTCATCTTGCTGATATTTTTCAGAAAACACCATATTTTTAGAGGCACTTATAATTTCTTTTCTAACTATTTCATAAGCTGAAGGTATACTAGAATATCTATAATCTAAAATTTCAGAAAGAGCTTCTTTTGCTTGCCTAACCCAAACAATTCGCTTAACTTTTACTGTCCTTGTTTATTCCATTTCTTCAACATCAATAAAATCTCCTTCGGAAATCTGTTTTTCAGCATTTAAAAGGGCTTCTTTATATTCTTCTCTTGTCATTGGCTTTCCATCTGGATGATAAGCAACAATTTCTTTATTGTAATAGTTTTCAAAAACACTGTTTACAATAGACAAAATTCGTTCATCTGCTTTTTCTACAAAAGAATGTATTCTATTTTTTAAAACAATTGTGTCCATAAATATAACTTTTACTATAACAAATATACAAAAAAACCCGTTCTGAAAAATCAAAACGGGTTTATATAAATACTATTCTATGGATTAAGCCAGCATGGTAACCGGATTTTCAATAAAATGTTTCAATGTTTGTAAAAATTCTGCTCCTGTAGCACCATCAACCGTTCTGTGGTCGCATGCCAAAGTAACTTTCATAGTATTACCCACTACAATTTGACCGTTCTTCACAACAGGTTTTTCAATAATTGCACCTACCGATAAAATTGCAGAATTTGGTTGATTGATAATCGATGTAAATTCTTCGATACCAAACATTCCTAAATTAGAAACGGTAAAAGTTGACCCTTCCATTTCTTTAGGTTGCAATTTTTTGCTACGTGCTTTGCCTGCCAAATCTTTAATTGAACTACCAATTTGGGTTAAGCTCAACAAATCGGTATGGTTTACAACCGGCACTACCAATCCATCTTCCACAGCAACTGCAACGCCAATATTCACATGGTGGTTAACGATTGTTGCCGCTTCTGTCCACTGTGAATTTACTTTTGGATGCTTTTTCAGCGCCATTGCACAAGCCTTCACAACCATATCGTTGAACGAAACTTTGGTATCTGGCAATGAATTAATCAGGGTACGTGATTCCATTGCATTGTCCATATTTACTTCAATTGTTAAATAGTAATGCGGTGCCGTAAATTTAGATTCAGCCAAACGACGTGCGATGGTCTTACGCATTTG containing:
- a CDS encoding SDR family NAD(P)-dependent oxidoreductase, giving the protein MKTIIITGTSRGIGAELVKQFAAEGHTVISLSRNSNPELENLPNVHYQSVDLSNDASVATFAIALKNQFKNIDILIHNAGAIINKPFAEISSADFEYVYKVNVFGVAALNRAVLPLMNKGSHVVTISSMGGVQGSSKFPGLAAYSSSKGAVITLSELLAEEYKEQGVAFNVLALGAVQTEMLQEAFPGYQANVYPNEMALYIKDFALNGNRFFNGKVLEVSSTTP
- a CDS encoding M28 family peptidase, which produces MRKILLFTALSLSLVACKSNQNAQVSAYQVKEADVAATLKYLTSDELEGRDSNSEGILKAANYLEEILKKSNVKPYFSTYKDTLSNYDNSFNVVGYIEGNDPKLKNEFVILGAHYDHIGITEKGFEGDYINNGANDNASGTTVLSEVAKYLAASKNCKRSVLIVFFSAEEKGLLGSKHLAKKLKKQNMNIYSMLNFEMVGVPMSYDFKLFLTGYTKSNMAAKLNEYASSMIVGMSDGAEQYNLFAASDNYPFYEEFKIPAHTVSAFDFSNFNYYHHPKDEFQAMDTAFMTAIAQDMLPVVSKMINAETKEIKMN